In Pseudoalteromonas sp. NC201, a single window of DNA contains:
- a CDS encoding LacI family DNA-binding transcriptional regulator, translated as MKGKATSFDIAHYAGVSQSTVSRALRNSPLVNEETRRRVHEIAKKLNYKVDKNASNLRTQQSSTLALLLFEDPTEDESQINPFFLSMLGSITRACAKEGYDLLVSFQSTSSDWHADYEDSHRADGLILLGYGDYIDYQSKLQTLLDNHTKFVCWGATVDNRPDLTVSCDNYGGGVLAAKHLIDMVRTDCAFIGDASDHSPEFFARFKGFRDTLKAKGIEVSDRKMANAISTEDSGYHATRSLIANNVKFNALFAASDLIAIGAIKALQEAGVRVPHDVHVVGFDNIAAAGYVSPSLTTVQQNTTLAGQMLVDNLLTLIRGEAVASTLLPPKLIVRQSSR; from the coding sequence ATGAAAGGTAAAGCAACTTCATTTGATATCGCCCATTATGCTGGCGTTTCGCAATCTACGGTGTCGCGTGCCCTAAGAAATAGCCCTTTGGTTAACGAAGAAACTCGTCGTCGCGTTCATGAGATTGCTAAAAAGCTTAACTATAAGGTCGATAAAAACGCGAGTAATCTGCGCACGCAGCAAAGCAGTACATTGGCTTTGCTGCTATTTGAAGATCCCACAGAAGACGAGTCGCAAATTAATCCTTTCTTTTTGAGTATGCTTGGCAGTATTACCCGAGCGTGTGCAAAAGAAGGCTATGACCTTTTAGTATCGTTCCAATCGACGAGCAGTGATTGGCATGCCGATTACGAGGATAGTCACCGTGCTGACGGGTTAATTTTACTAGGCTATGGTGATTACATCGATTACCAGTCAAAGTTACAAACTCTACTCGACAACCACACAAAGTTTGTTTGTTGGGGGGCAACGGTTGATAACCGTCCAGACTTAACGGTGAGCTGCGATAATTACGGTGGTGGTGTATTAGCTGCAAAGCATTTAATCGACATGGTCAGAACAGATTGTGCATTTATTGGCGATGCTTCGGATCACAGCCCAGAGTTTTTTGCACGTTTTAAAGGCTTTAGAGACACCCTTAAAGCAAAAGGTATTGAGGTGAGCGACCGTAAGATGGCAAATGCGATTTCCACAGAAGACTCTGGGTATCATGCAACTCGCTCCTTAATCGCCAACAATGTTAAATTTAACGCGCTTTTCGCTGCTAGCGATCTTATTGCTATTGGCGCGATTAAGGCGCTTCAAGAAGCAGGCGTTCGCGTGCCTCATGATGTACATGTCGTTGGCTTTGATAACATTGCCGCTGCGGGTTATGTTTCTCCCTCTTTAACTACTGTGCAGCAAAACACCACATTGGCAGGACAAATGCTGGTCGATAACTTACTTACGCTTATCCGAGGTGAAGCGGTAGCCTCTACTCTCTTGCCACCGAAATTGATTGTTAGGCAGTCTTCACGCTAG
- the glk gene encoding glucokinase, whose amino-acid sequence MSQTTSHSSVPFEPIVVADIGGTNARFAIVSDFDTRTNHFVITHQATFPSAEFQSFESAIQKYLTELPVAQPSRACLAVAGPIKSQQVHLTNLGWHFNSEDIKAQFDFTELAVINDFAAFAYAAPYLALEKNLVIKQGQPELGANIGVMGPGTGFGAACLARDINGSAVMSCEAGHISLAPVTALDKELLTVLRASIQHVSVETVFSGPGIARLYKAMAEVRGERAKDLNAAQISALAKECKVCDATLSHFCDWMGSVAGDLALTFGALGGVYIGGGILPRMKARLQASSFVERFTEKGMMSQYTSQIPVTLVVQDNIPLIGAAACIHERRRA is encoded by the coding sequence ATGAGCCAGACAACAAGCCATTCATCCGTGCCGTTTGAGCCGATTGTCGTTGCCGACATCGGGGGAACAAACGCCAGATTTGCAATCGTGTCAGATTTTGATACACGAACTAACCATTTTGTAATTACGCATCAAGCCACTTTTCCTAGTGCTGAATTCCAGTCTTTTGAATCCGCTATCCAAAAATATTTAACTGAGCTACCTGTAGCGCAGCCAAGCCGAGCCTGTCTCGCGGTTGCCGGTCCTATCAAATCTCAGCAAGTTCATTTAACTAATTTAGGTTGGCATTTTAATTCCGAAGACATCAAAGCCCAGTTCGATTTTACCGAACTTGCCGTGATCAACGACTTTGCCGCTTTTGCCTATGCGGCGCCCTACTTAGCACTAGAGAAAAACCTAGTGATTAAGCAAGGCCAGCCTGAGCTAGGTGCAAATATCGGTGTAATGGGTCCTGGCACTGGATTTGGTGCGGCTTGTCTTGCTAGAGATATTAATGGCAGCGCGGTGATGAGCTGTGAAGCGGGACATATCTCACTTGCACCGGTTACCGCCTTAGATAAAGAGCTGTTAACGGTACTGCGCGCGAGTATTCAACATGTCTCAGTCGAGACGGTGTTTTCGGGCCCAGGTATTGCGAGACTCTACAAAGCCATGGCAGAAGTGCGTGGTGAGCGAGCTAAAGATCTTAATGCGGCGCAGATCAGTGCACTTGCGAAAGAGTGCAAAGTGTGCGATGCGACATTGAGTCATTTCTGTGACTGGATGGGGAGTGTGGCCGGCGATTTAGCGCTGACTTTTGGTGCCTTAGGTGGTGTTTATATAGGTGGTGGGATCTTGCCGCGGATGAAAGCGCGATTACAAGCAAGTAGCTTTGTTGAACGCTTTACCGAAAAAGGCATGATGTCACAGTACACGAGCCAAATTCCAGTTACTTTGGTGGTACAAGATAATATCCCACTGATTGGCGCAGCAGCATGTATTCATGAGCGACGCCGGGCTTAA
- a CDS encoding LacI family DNA-binding transcriptional regulator, producing the protein MKKVTINSVAEYAGVSKKTVSRVLNNEPNVSPATREKVLKVFEELNYKPNPIARGLAQNRSFIIGCLYDNPSKSYITRVQSGALEACQKHSYNLLIHPCELRGQDLIDNVDQLLTTSRLDGIVLTPPFSDSNELIAFLKQRNIPYARVASAIEGDDSISIRSNDEQGAFELTEHLINLGHIEIAFIKGHPDHSATENRFSGYQKALAKHGIEYRERLVAEGNFSYHSGADSAKAILDLEPRPTAVFASNDYMAAAVLKLATQREIKVPEQLSIAGFDNAPIARHIWPGLTTIAQPVEEMTRIAVEELIKHISQPQEAPFQQVLEAKLITRESTKARSNS; encoded by the coding sequence ATGAAAAAAGTAACTATTAATAGCGTCGCCGAATATGCCGGAGTGTCTAAAAAGACAGTATCTCGGGTATTAAATAACGAGCCAAATGTTAGTCCAGCAACGCGGGAAAAAGTCCTGAAGGTCTTTGAAGAGCTGAATTATAAGCCTAATCCTATTGCACGCGGTTTGGCACAAAATCGTAGCTTTATCATCGGTTGTTTATACGACAACCCATCAAAAAGCTATATCACGCGAGTGCAAAGTGGTGCGCTGGAAGCGTGTCAGAAGCATAGTTACAATTTATTGATACACCCTTGTGAGCTGCGCGGCCAAGACCTTATCGACAATGTTGATCAGCTGCTTACCACATCGAGGCTTGATGGTATTGTGCTTACTCCGCCGTTTTCAGACTCCAACGAGCTTATTGCTTTTTTAAAGCAGCGTAATATTCCCTATGCACGCGTTGCTTCAGCCATTGAAGGCGATGATTCGATTTCAATTCGCAGTAACGACGAGCAGGGCGCTTTTGAGTTAACTGAGCATCTGATCAATTTAGGTCATATCGAAATTGCCTTTATTAAAGGTCACCCTGATCACAGTGCCACGGAAAATCGTTTCTCTGGTTACCAAAAAGCACTAGCGAAGCATGGTATTGAATATCGAGAGCGGTTAGTTGCAGAAGGTAACTTTAGTTATCACTCAGGTGCAGACAGTGCAAAAGCCATATTGGACTTAGAGCCAAGGCCAACGGCTGTATTTGCATCAAACGACTATATGGCTGCGGCCGTGTTAAAACTTGCTACGCAGCGAGAAATCAAAGTGCCCGAGCAGTTATCTATTGCTGGGTTTGATAACGCACCTATCGCAAGGCATATTTGGCCGGGTCTGACGACGATAGCACAACCTGTGGAAGAAATGACTCGGATAGCGGTAGAAGAGCTGATTAAGCATATATCTCAGCCGCAAGAAGCACCGTTTCAGCAAGTTTTAGAAGCTAAACTCATCACTCGAGAGTCGACGAAAGCGCGCTCGAATTCATAA
- the edd gene encoding phosphogluconate dehydratase encodes MLHPRIQEVTERVIERSKATRQAYLARIQQAKKQTRVRAGLGCGNLAHVMAACSSSDKTRLKEDEQPNLAIINSYNDMLSAHEPYKEYPDLIKAVANKFDATAQVAGGVPAMCDGVTQGRDGMELSLFSRDVIAMSTAVALSHDVFDGVFCLGVCDKIVPGLLIGALSFGHLPIFFLPAGPMQSGIPNKEKARIRQKFAQGLVSREELLEAESASYHSAGTCTFYGTANSNQMLMEIMGLHLPGSSFINPYTELRDGLTASAVETMLTQLLDGKSGNALADIVSEKTVINGLVGLLSTGGSTNHAIHLVAMAKAAGVQITWKDMADLSEVVPLLTRIYPNGHADVNHFQAAGGMGFLMRELRDGGFLHNDVKTIVGEGLDAYTMEPLLDINSNVIISDNQGPAKVKWVPVPENSLDEEVLRPVANPFNKQGGLQLLNGNLGKAVIKVSAVQEQHQTVTAPAKVFSSQSELQEAFSAGKLNQDFIAVIKEQGPKAKGMPELHKLTPVMATLQDQGFKVAIVTDGRMSGASGKVPAAIHLAPEAVEGGAIAKVHEGDLITLNAPKGELVLHVSDEEMAQRELQLSPQSQTFGTGRELFSGFRHVVSSADQGACSFGIEE; translated from the coding sequence ATGTTGCATCCACGAATTCAGGAAGTCACCGAACGCGTCATTGAGCGAAGCAAAGCAACACGTCAAGCCTATTTAGCTCGAATCCAACAAGCAAAAAAACAAACGCGCGTACGAGCAGGACTGGGCTGTGGAAACCTAGCACACGTAATGGCTGCTTGCTCAAGCAGTGATAAGACTCGTCTAAAAGAAGACGAGCAACCGAATCTAGCAATTATCAATTCGTACAATGACATGTTGTCTGCGCACGAACCTTATAAAGAATATCCAGATTTAATTAAAGCAGTGGCAAACAAGTTTGACGCGACTGCACAAGTAGCGGGTGGTGTACCTGCTATGTGTGACGGGGTTACCCAAGGTCGCGATGGCATGGAACTGTCTTTGTTCTCTCGTGACGTAATTGCCATGTCAACAGCGGTGGCGTTATCACACGATGTCTTCGATGGGGTTTTCTGTCTTGGTGTATGTGACAAAATCGTCCCAGGACTATTAATCGGTGCTTTGTCTTTTGGTCATTTGCCCATTTTCTTTTTACCAGCAGGCCCAATGCAATCTGGGATCCCGAACAAAGAAAAGGCGCGCATTCGTCAAAAGTTTGCACAGGGCTTAGTCAGCCGCGAAGAGTTACTTGAAGCTGAGAGTGCTTCATATCACAGTGCAGGTACTTGTACTTTCTACGGTACGGCAAACTCGAATCAGATGCTAATGGAGATCATGGGTCTTCATTTACCTGGTAGCTCGTTTATCAATCCATACACAGAATTAAGAGATGGCTTAACGGCGAGTGCGGTTGAGACCATGCTAACTCAGCTACTTGACGGTAAAAGCGGCAATGCACTTGCGGATATCGTGAGTGAAAAAACCGTGATTAATGGCTTGGTCGGGCTGTTGTCTACTGGTGGCTCTACCAACCATGCCATTCACTTAGTCGCAATGGCAAAAGCGGCTGGTGTTCAAATCACTTGGAAAGACATGGCGGATTTGTCTGAAGTAGTGCCTTTGTTAACACGTATCTATCCAAATGGTCATGCCGACGTAAATCACTTCCAAGCGGCTGGTGGCATGGGTTTCTTAATGCGTGAATTAAGAGATGGCGGCTTCTTACACAATGACGTAAAGACGATTGTGGGTGAAGGACTTGATGCTTACACGATGGAGCCACTACTGGATATCAACAGCAATGTGATTATCAGCGACAATCAAGGCCCTGCCAAAGTGAAGTGGGTACCAGTACCTGAGAATTCACTGGATGAAGAAGTACTTCGCCCAGTAGCAAATCCATTTAACAAGCAAGGCGGCTTGCAACTACTTAATGGTAATTTGGGTAAAGCGGTGATTAAAGTGTCTGCGGTACAAGAGCAGCACCAAACGGTGACTGCACCGGCGAAAGTATTCAGCTCTCAAAGCGAATTACAAGAAGCCTTTAGTGCTGGCAAGCTTAACCAAGACTTTATTGCCGTGATCAAAGAGCAAGGCCCTAAAGCGAAAGGTATGCCTGAGTTACATAAACTGACACCTGTCATGGCTACATTACAAGACCAAGGTTTTAAAGTGGCGATTGTGACAGATGGTCGTATGTCTGGTGCTTCGGGTAAAGTACCTGCGGCGATCCACCTTGCGCCGGAAGCGGTTGAAGGTGGTGCAATTGCAAAAGTACACGAAGGTGATTTGATCACCTTAAATGCACCAAAAGGCGAATTAGTGCTACATGTTTCTGATGAAGAAATGGCACAGCGCGAATTACAGCTCTCACCGCAATCTCAAACATTTGGTACGGGTCGAGAGCTATTCTCAGGATTTAGACACGTAGTGAGCAGTGCAGATCAAGGTGCATGCTCATTTGGCATCGAAGAATAA
- a CDS encoding bifunctional 4-hydroxy-2-oxoglutarate aldolase/2-dehydro-3-deoxy-phosphogluconate aldolase, whose product MSIKEILSAAPVVPVIVIDNLEDAVPLATALFNGGLKALEVTLRTPVAAQAVKDIKAALPDAYVGTGTVVDKATFNASVEAGADFMVSPGVNDELLELAKSSSIPFLPGAATPSEVMKLASHGFEFLKFFPAEAAGGAPMLKSIGGPIPQVKFCPTGGISLATAPKYLALDNVVCVGGTWMLDKALIANKDWQAIEALAKQASEVK is encoded by the coding sequence ATGAGTATTAAAGAGATATTGTCAGCAGCACCAGTGGTTCCGGTTATCGTTATTGATAACCTAGAAGACGCGGTGCCGCTTGCTACGGCATTGTTTAATGGTGGCTTAAAAGCACTTGAAGTGACACTTCGTACACCGGTGGCAGCGCAAGCGGTAAAAGACATTAAAGCGGCTTTACCAGACGCCTATGTTGGTACTGGTACGGTAGTGGATAAGGCAACCTTTAATGCCTCTGTAGAAGCCGGCGCTGACTTCATGGTAAGTCCTGGTGTTAATGACGAATTATTAGAATTGGCTAAGTCGTCAAGTATTCCATTTCTTCCAGGTGCTGCAACGCCAAGCGAAGTGATGAAGCTTGCAAGTCACGGTTTTGAATTCTTAAAGTTTTTCCCAGCAGAAGCAGCAGGTGGTGCACCAATGCTTAAATCCATTGGCGGACCAATTCCACAAGTAAAATTCTGTCCAACGGGTGGTATTTCGTTGGCAACTGCACCTAAGTATCTTGCACTCGACAATGTGGTATGTGTGGGCGGTACTTGGATGCTTGATAAAGCACTTATCGCAAACAAAGACTGGCAAGCCATTGAAGCGCTTGCGAAACAAGCAAGTGAAGTAAAATAG
- the gap gene encoding type I glyceraldehyde-3-phosphate dehydrogenase — MINIAINGYGRIGRNVLRALYESGQNKDIKVVAINDLAPANVNAHLTQFDSVHGRFQEQVVLNDNTLVIGGDEITLTQERDPANLPWQALNVDIVLECTGLFTSREAAAKHIEAGAKKVIVSAPGTDMDATVVHGVNSEVLNAESTIISNASCTTNCLAPIAKVLNDTIGIEQGSMTTIHAYTNDQNLSDVYHPDLYRARSATQSMIPTKTGAAKAVGLVLPELAGKLDGMAVRVPTINVSLVDLTFVAKRDTSKEEVNAAIKAAAEGAMSAILEYNELPLVSIDFNHNPASSVFDSTQTKVDGKLVKVMAWYDNEWGFSCRMLDQVKALGAFL; from the coding sequence ATGATTAATATCGCAATTAATGGCTATGGACGTATCGGTCGTAACGTACTTCGTGCACTGTACGAGTCAGGTCAGAATAAAGACATCAAAGTCGTTGCCATCAACGACCTTGCGCCTGCAAACGTAAACGCGCATTTGACTCAATTTGACTCTGTACATGGTCGCTTTCAAGAGCAGGTTGTTCTTAACGACAACACACTCGTTATCGGTGGTGACGAAATCACGCTAACGCAAGAGCGTGACCCTGCAAATCTTCCTTGGCAAGCGCTAAACGTTGATATCGTACTTGAATGTACTGGGTTGTTCACTTCTCGTGAAGCTGCGGCTAAACACATTGAAGCTGGTGCGAAAAAAGTGATTGTATCTGCGCCGGGCACAGATATGGATGCAACGGTTGTTCATGGCGTTAACAGCGAAGTACTAAATGCTGAATCAACCATTATCTCTAACGCATCTTGTACCACAAACTGTCTTGCGCCTATTGCAAAAGTATTGAATGATACTATTGGTATTGAGCAAGGTAGCATGACAACCATTCATGCCTACACCAACGATCAGAATCTATCAGACGTTTACCACCCGGATTTATATCGTGCGCGTAGTGCTACTCAGTCAATGATCCCGACGAAAACGGGCGCGGCAAAGGCGGTTGGCTTAGTGCTTCCTGAACTTGCTGGCAAACTAGACGGTATGGCGGTTCGTGTGCCAACCATCAACGTATCACTGGTTGATTTAACGTTTGTTGCTAAGCGTGACACTTCAAAAGAAGAAGTGAATGCAGCAATCAAAGCGGCTGCTGAGGGCGCGATGAGTGCAATCCTTGAGTACAATGAATTACCTTTGGTTTCTATCGATTTCAACCACAACCCAGCTTCTTCAGTGTTTGACTCTACACAAACCAAAGTAGATGGAAAGCTGGTAAAAGTGATGGCTTGGTATGATAACGAATGGGGCTTCTCTTGCCGCATGCTAGACCAAGTTAAAGCACTAGGTGCATTTTTATAA
- the adk gene encoding adenylate kinase: protein MRIILLGAPGAGKGTQAQFLMDKYGIPQISTGDMLRAAIKEGTPLGLEAKKVMDAGQLVSDEIIIGLVKERIAKEDCANGFLLDGFPRTIPQADAMKENGIKVDHVIEFDVADEIIVERMSGRRVHPGSGRVYHIVYNPPKVEGKDDVTGEDLIIRDDDTEETVRKRLAIYHEQTKPLVDYYSAEADAGNTQYHKLDGTQAVDAVSKQLGELLG from the coding sequence ATGCGCATCATCTTGCTAGGCGCGCCGGGTGCAGGTAAAGGTACTCAAGCTCAATTTCTAATGGACAAATATGGGATCCCTCAGATCTCGACAGGCGACATGTTACGTGCTGCTATCAAAGAAGGGACTCCGTTGGGTCTTGAAGCGAAAAAAGTCATGGATGCAGGTCAACTAGTATCTGATGAAATCATTATCGGTTTGGTAAAAGAGCGCATCGCAAAAGAAGATTGTGCAAATGGCTTCTTGCTTGATGGCTTCCCACGTACAATTCCACAAGCAGATGCAATGAAAGAAAATGGCATCAAAGTTGACCATGTTATCGAATTTGACGTGGCAGATGAGATCATCGTTGAGCGTATGAGCGGTCGTCGTGTACACCCAGGTTCTGGTCGTGTTTACCACATCGTTTACAACCCGCCTAAAGTAGAAGGCAAAGATGACGTAACGGGTGAAGACCTAATCATTCGTGATGACGACACTGAAGAGACAGTACGTAAACGTCTAGCGATTTACCATGAGCAAACTAAACCTCTAGTAGACTACTACAGTGCGGAAGCGGATGCTGGTAACACGCAATATCACAAACTAGATGGTACACAAGCTGTTGATGCGGTAAGCAAGCAGTTAGGTGAACTATTGGGTTAA
- the cmoB gene encoding tRNA 5-methoxyuridine(34)/uridine 5-oxyacetic acid(34) synthase CmoB produces the protein MNHWFTDFYATIAKTPLSHWLETLPAQLSHWQKEAQHGDWPKWEKVIKNLPEISTTHVDIKTKVEIGTGEDVNEGHQKQLTHLLKRMMPWRKGPFHLHGVHIDTEWRSDWKWDRLLPHISDLHGRNVLDIGCGSGYHLWRMRGEGAELVVGIDPSDLFLCQFQTIKHFNPDPNVHLLPLGVEQLPELKAFDTVFSMGVLYHRRSPIDFLAQLKSQLRKDGELVLETLVIEGDVNTVLVPTDRYAKMRNVWFIPSCDALTLWLERVGFKDIKVVNKDVTSLDEQRQTPWMETESLADFLDPNDTSKTIEGYPAPLRAIFIAKA, from the coding sequence ATGAATCATTGGTTTACCGACTTTTATGCAACCATTGCGAAAACCCCTTTGAGCCATTGGCTAGAAACGTTGCCTGCGCAGCTTAGCCATTGGCAAAAAGAAGCCCAACATGGCGACTGGCCGAAATGGGAAAAAGTCATTAAAAATCTACCAGAGATCTCAACCACCCATGTTGATATAAAAACCAAGGTTGAGATAGGTACTGGCGAAGACGTCAATGAAGGTCATCAAAAGCAGTTAACGCATTTACTAAAACGCATGATGCCATGGCGTAAGGGACCATTTCATTTACATGGCGTCCATATTGATACTGAGTGGCGCAGCGACTGGAAATGGGACCGACTGCTCCCCCATATCAGCGACCTTCACGGCCGTAATGTATTGGATATCGGCTGTGGCTCTGGTTATCACTTGTGGCGTATGCGCGGTGAAGGCGCAGAGCTTGTTGTTGGCATTGACCCCTCCGATCTATTTTTATGCCAATTCCAAACGATTAAACACTTTAACCCCGATCCAAACGTGCATTTACTACCACTAGGTGTAGAGCAACTGCCTGAGTTAAAAGCATTTGATACTGTGTTTTCAATGGGCGTGCTATATCACCGTCGTTCACCAATCGACTTTTTAGCGCAGCTAAAGTCTCAGCTAAGAAAAGATGGCGAATTAGTGCTAGAAACACTTGTCATTGAGGGCGATGTAAATACAGTATTGGTGCCGACCGATCGCTACGCCAAGATGCGCAATGTCTGGTTTATTCCAAGCTGCGACGCATTAACATTATGGCTTGAGCGCGTGGGCTTCAAAGATATCAAGGTAGTAAACAAAGACGTCACGTCGTTAGACGAACAGCGCCAAACTCCTTGGATGGAAACAGAGTCGCTTGCTGATTTCTTAGATCCAAATGACACCAGCAAAACCATTGAAGGCTACCCCGCTCCGCTCCGTGCTATATTTATCGCGAAAGCGTAA
- the cmoA gene encoding carboxy-S-adenosyl-L-methionine synthase CmoA, with product MTGKDSIYATEQAVKDFTFDANVVEVFPDMIQRSVPGYATIVSTMGKLAGTYAQSNSNLYDLGCSLGAVTLSMRRNIDKENCHIIAVDNSQPMVERCQLHLKGFKSDVPVSVTLGDINEIEISNASVVAMNFTLQFIPPENRKAVLEKIYQGLKPGGVLLLSEKIRGENDTKDNLLIDLHHDFKRHNGYSELEISQKRNAIENVMRTDLLSTHMTRLEAIGFNQTQVWYQCFNFCSMVAIK from the coding sequence GTGACGGGCAAAGACAGTATTTATGCCACTGAGCAAGCAGTAAAAGATTTCACTTTCGACGCCAATGTCGTCGAAGTGTTTCCAGATATGATCCAGCGCTCAGTGCCGGGCTACGCGACAATAGTAAGCACAATGGGCAAACTTGCGGGTACTTACGCGCAAAGTAACTCAAACTTATATGACTTAGGCTGCTCTTTAGGCGCGGTCACGCTAAGCATGCGTAGAAATATAGATAAAGAAAACTGTCATATCATTGCCGTGGACAATTCACAGCCTATGGTAGAGCGCTGCCAACTGCATCTAAAAGGCTTTAAATCCGACGTCCCAGTCTCGGTCACTTTAGGTGATATCAATGAAATAGAGATTAGCAATGCATCTGTCGTTGCGATGAACTTCACCCTACAGTTTATTCCACCAGAAAACCGCAAAGCGGTTCTAGAAAAAATATATCAGGGTTTGAAACCTGGTGGTGTACTGCTATTAAGTGAAAAAATCCGCGGTGAAAACGATACTAAAGACAACTTACTTATCGACCTTCACCACGACTTTAAACGCCACAATGGCTACTCAGAATTAGAGATCAGCCAAAAACGCAACGCGATTGAAAACGTGATGCGCACGGACTTGTTAAGTACCCACATGACAAGATTAGAAGCTATTGGCTTTAATCAAACTCAAGTGTGGTATCAGTGCTTTAACTTCTGCTCAATGGTAGCAATAAAATAG
- a CDS encoding DUF3334 family protein codes for MAKSKVISTEDILSTLCHSVTEVLSSASGNQINYSAMVQKITRTCMRPDIGCFVLFDGGFTGLVVTNFTAQAAMEVYTDYMRNMGMPEEEIAHSHLSDDVANVLGELMNQIVGDFTNKVREQLHTSITQNQPKMMAINKQVQISVDTTMDRPQARRVTFTTQGQNIFYLELAMDKTEFIKLHDFDIAESVDPDDIIASQAEKKKPAKPQEEDVVDDDFMDQLGL; via the coding sequence ATGGCGAAAAGCAAAGTGATTAGCACAGAAGACATCCTCTCAACGCTATGCCACTCAGTAACAGAAGTTCTGTCGTCGGCAAGCGGCAACCAAATTAACTATTCCGCGATGGTACAAAAGATAACTCGTACCTGTATGAGGCCTGACATCGGCTGTTTCGTATTGTTTGATGGCGGCTTTACCGGTTTAGTCGTAACTAATTTTACCGCGCAAGCCGCGATGGAGGTGTATACCGACTACATGCGTAACATGGGCATGCCTGAAGAAGAAATTGCGCATAGTCATTTATCTGATGACGTTGCCAATGTATTGGGTGAGTTGATGAATCAGATTGTTGGTGATTTCACCAACAAAGTACGTGAGCAGCTACATACCTCTATCACGCAAAACCAGCCTAAGATGATGGCTATCAACAAACAGGTGCAGATCTCGGTAGACACAACGATGGATCGCCCGCAGGCGAGACGCGTTACCTTTACCACGCAAGGCCAGAATATTTTCTATCTTGAATTGGCAATGGATAAAACTGAATTCATTAAGCTACATGACTTTGATATTGCAGAGTCGGTAGACCCAGATGACATTATTGCAAGTCAGGCTGAGAAGAAAAAGCCAGCGAAGCCGCAGGAAGAAGATGTTGTAGATGACGACTTTATGGATCAGTTAGGACTGTAA